In one Agathobacter rectalis ATCC 33656 genomic region, the following are encoded:
- a CDS encoding InlB B-repeat-containing protein, with protein sequence MKEFLKKLIVGVLLIICIGLNFEKSNIIADEWSEPVKFYNSYGNSAVFKPTNIYEGDIYFCSAGNTSTSGTKYRTIGYKMSVKNSSGNVIQTIYYQMGGSYMTLKCQAKSSGKEYMMYKIPLRYVRNRMNQESLNALSSGSCTIILDACMVLRVNGKNKGGMNDNGPSWGKVYTTYAGISKAANWTDSALSALYSYYGKTVRGLFHTIDVRKSTGISCVSGGGTYCYGTYVTISASSSAGYDFTNWNNDSSMSSSSYGFYVNSGGTYTAYAKAGTIAVTFWRNTSASDSEKTSKSYTYGGINQAFPAVGWQMAGYHMSGWGNNLYDTTAVYPLLCGVANSWIESNRPSKNIYAVWQENEYTIEYDTGVSATVKYSDTVTLPSQHMCIGWILGEEYPDIKYTPGESIQVADLCRILGIEYTDKAVIRMYALWEHEPTIEADDMFFSIKQARNGGITEQLIGSLISATDVEDGDIAFGDNEINYLKVKNFDDRKIESARDKDIIEIVLEAKDSYGNITQKTISITFTDTQVKERTKAFGKIRFISEKYYGKNKAGGLMENSRWLNDPEFNSLLREALAI encoded by the coding sequence ATGAAAGAATTTTTAAAGAAGTTAATAGTAGGAGTATTGCTAATTATATGTATAGGGTTAAATTTTGAGAAAAGTAATATTATTGCAGATGAATGGAGTGAGCCGGTTAAGTTTTATAATAGTTACGGAAACAGTGCAGTTTTTAAGCCTACAAACATATATGAGGGCGATATTTATTTTTGTTCAGCAGGAAATACATCTACTTCAGGAACAAAATATAGGACAATAGGCTACAAAATGAGTGTAAAAAATAGTAGTGGGAATGTTATTCAGACCATTTATTATCAAATGGGTGGAAGCTATATGACACTTAAATGTCAAGCAAAGTCAAGTGGGAAGGAATATATGATGTACAAAATTCCTTTGAGATATGTTAGAAACAGAATGAATCAAGAATCTCTCAATGCCCTTAGCTCCGGCTCATGCACTATCATCCTCGATGCCTGCATGGTGCTTCGAGTAAATGGCAAGAACAAGGGTGGCATGAATGATAATGGTCCTTCCTGGGGAAAGGTTTATACTACATATGCAGGTATATCCAAAGCGGCAAACTGGACGGACAGCGCACTATCAGCACTGTATTCGTATTATGGCAAGACGGTGAGAGGACTGTTTCATACAATTGATGTCAGGAAGTCTACAGGCATAAGTTGTGTATCAGGGGGAGGTACATACTGCTATGGTACATATGTGACAATAAGTGCAAGCAGTTCTGCCGGATATGATTTCACGAATTGGAACAATGATTCGTCAATGAGCTCATCATCATATGGTTTTTATGTGAATTCGGGTGGTACTTATACGGCATACGCAAAGGCAGGTACTATAGCTGTGACATTCTGGCGGAATACGAGTGCGTCTGATTCAGAAAAGACCTCAAAGAGCTACACATATGGAGGCATCAATCAGGCTTTTCCGGCTGTGGGCTGGCAGATGGCCGGGTATCATATGAGTGGCTGGGGAAATAATTTGTATGATACGACTGCCGTATATCCGTTATTGTGTGGTGTGGCAAACAGCTGGATTGAGTCAAACAGACCGTCGAAAAATATATACGCAGTATGGCAGGAAAATGAGTATACCATAGAATATGACACCGGTGTATCTGCCACTGTGAAGTATAGTGATACGGTGACATTGCCAAGCCAGCATATGTGTATAGGCTGGATTTTAGGAGAAGAGTATCCTGATATAAAATATACGCCGGGAGAGAGTATACAGGTAGCTGATTTATGCAGGATACTGGGGATAGAGTATACAGATAAGGCGGTAATACGTATGTATGCACTTTGGGAGCATGAGCCTACCATAGAGGCGGATGATATGTTCTTTTCGATAAAGCAGGCAAGGAATGGCGGTATAACAGAGCAGCTGATAGGAAGCCTTATATCTGCAACGGATGTGGAGGATGGTGATATTGCGTTTGGCGATAACGAGATAAATTATCTGAAAGTGAAAAATTTTGATGACCGTAAAATAGAAAGTGCACGTGACAAGGATATCATAGAGATAGTGCTTGAGGCAAAGGACAGCTATGGAAATATCACGCAAAAGACTATATCCATCACATTTACAGATACTCAGGTCAAGGAGAGAACCAAAGCCTTTGGAAAGATTAGATTCATAAGCGAAAAGTATTATGGCAAAAATAAAGCAGGAGGCCTCATGGAGAACTCCCGCTGGTTAAACGATCCTGAATTTAATTCTCTTCTTCGGGAGGCCTTGGCAATTTGA
- a CDS encoding HlyC/CorC family transporter — translation MDADDISQIIFLLILLALSAFFSSSETALTTVNKIRMRTLAEAGNTKAKKVLKVTENSPKMLSAILIGNNIVNLSASSLTTSLAIKLFGSVGAGVATGILTFLILIFGEVSPKTLATIKADKISLSIAGFISVLMVVLTPVIFIINKLSLGVIFLFGIRQSDAKRVMTEEELRTIVDVGQEDGVIEDEERDMIHNVFDFGDAEAKEVMVPRIDMTFVHVDSTYDDLISIFREDKFTRLPVYDESTDNVIGIVNVKDLLLLKDEDKEHFSIKNIMREPYFTYEHKNTANLFLEMRESSISLAIVLDEYGVTAGLITLEDLLEEIVGEIRDEYDSDEQDDITRINDYEYIVLGSANLEDVSDELGLHLESDDYDTIGGYCLEKLDHLPEKNEIIITDDNILLRIEAVDKNRIEKVYIKLPKPAEEEN, via the coding sequence TTGGACGCTGACGACATATCGCAGATTATATTCTTATTAATACTATTAGCACTCTCCGCATTTTTTTCATCTTCGGAGACCGCTCTTACTACCGTAAACAAAATACGTATGAGAACCCTGGCTGAGGCTGGCAACACAAAAGCCAAAAAGGTGCTCAAGGTGACTGAGAACTCTCCAAAGATGCTCTCAGCCATCCTTATCGGCAACAACATCGTAAATCTTTCAGCATCATCGCTCACCACCTCGCTTGCCATCAAGCTGTTTGGCAGCGTCGGAGCAGGTGTCGCAACCGGAATACTTACATTCCTCATACTGATCTTCGGAGAGGTCTCTCCGAAGACACTTGCGACCATAAAGGCTGACAAGATTTCACTCTCAATCGCAGGCTTTATATCAGTGCTCATGGTAGTGCTGACACCTGTAATATTTATCATCAACAAGCTTTCACTCGGGGTCATTTTCCTCTTTGGAATAAGACAGAGCGATGCCAAACGCGTCATGACCGAGGAGGAGCTTCGTACAATCGTTGATGTAGGACAGGAGGACGGTGTCATCGAGGATGAAGAGCGTGATATGATTCACAATGTATTCGATTTTGGAGATGCCGAGGCCAAGGAGGTCATGGTTCCGCGTATTGATATGACGTTTGTCCATGTTGATTCTACTTATGATGATTTGATTTCCATATTCAGAGAGGATAAATTCACCAGACTCCCTGTGTATGACGAAAGCACTGACAACGTAATCGGTATCGTAAATGTGAAGGATCTGCTACTCCTTAAGGATGAGGATAAAGAGCATTTTTCCATCAAAAATATCATGCGTGAGCCTTACTTTACATATGAGCACAAGAATACAGCGAATCTTTTTCTCGAGATGCGCGAATCATCTATATCGCTTGCCATTGTCTTAGATGAATACGGTGTCACAGCCGGACTCATCACACTTGAGGATCTCTTAGAGGAGATAGTCGGTGAGATTCGTGATGAATACGACTCTGACGAGCAGGATGATATCACAAGAATAAATGACTACGAATACATAGTTCTTGGCTCTGCAAATCTCGAGGATGTAAGCGATGAGCTTGGTCTGCACCTCGAATCAGACGACTATGACACAATCGGCGGCTACTGCCTTGAAAAGCTTGACCACCTGCCTGAAAAAAATGAAATAATCATCACTGATGACAATATCCTTCTCCGCATAGAGGCTGTTGATAAAAACCGAATCGAAAAGGTCTATATCAAATTGCCAAAGCCTGCCGAAGAAGAGAATTAA